A section of the Leptospira kobayashii genome encodes:
- a CDS encoding AAA family ATPase has product MADYILSDELKEAVLVAEITQRPLLLKGEPGTGKTLLATHVAESKKLPFYRWHIKSTSLAKEGLYFYDAVSRLNDSRFSDEATKLRVREVKNYIQLGALGEAFSFPKRSVVLIDEIDKADIEFPNDLLLELDKMEFFIPETKEHIVAKERPLVIITSNNEKELPDAFLRRCIFHYIEFPNREIMKEIVNSHFPKIETEFLEKALAMFYSVRRIESLRKKPSTSELLDWIQVLLHSGEKLESNTVIPFAGTLFKSEDDYRVHLN; this is encoded by the coding sequence ATGGCTGATTATATTCTTTCTGATGAACTCAAAGAGGCGGTTTTAGTTGCAGAAATCACCCAAAGACCTCTTCTTTTAAAAGGAGAGCCGGGCACCGGAAAAACTCTTCTCGCGACTCATGTCGCCGAGTCCAAAAAATTACCTTTTTACAGATGGCATATCAAGTCGACAAGCCTTGCCAAAGAGGGACTCTATTTTTATGACGCAGTCTCCCGATTGAATGATTCCCGTTTTTCCGACGAAGCTACAAAACTAAGGGTTAGGGAAGTGAAAAACTATATCCAACTGGGGGCCTTGGGAGAGGCATTTTCATTTCCTAAAAGATCCGTAGTGCTGATCGATGAGATCGATAAAGCGGATATTGAATTTCCGAACGATCTGCTTTTGGAGTTGGATAAGATGGAATTTTTTATCCCTGAAACCAAAGAACATATAGTCGCAAAAGAAAGACCTCTTGTTATCATCACCTCCAATAACGAAAAGGAACTCCCCGATGCGTTCTTAAGAAGATGTATTTTTCATTATATAGAATTTCCGAATAGGGAAATCATGAAAGAGATAGTAAATTCCCATTTCCCAAAAATTGAAACCGAGTTCCTGGAGAAGGCGTTGGCAATGTTTTATTCCGTTCGAAGGATAGAAAGTTTGCGTAAAAAACCATCTACAAGCGAATTACTGGACTGGATTCAGGTATTACTCCACTCGGGTGAAAAATTGGAATCCAATACTGTTATCCCTTTTGCAGGAACTTTATTCAAGTCGGAAGACGACTATCGGGTTCATTTAAACTAA
- a CDS encoding VWA domain-containing protein has product MFLNFFYTLRNESVACSIGELLSFLMSLQKLTDPAGYISMETLYRVGRLNFAKDIKYYDGYDLAFSKTFGGLSETRIPFRESLLEWLEEKADRILSSEQKDKAPNMSIEQVLEELKKRLEEQKGRHDGGNKWVGTSGTSPFGNSGFNPNGLSIGGDMEGKGARTGINLWTERNYRAYREDEILDTRSIQIALKEIRVLQKEGRKEINIDKTVKRTCENGGDIEIIEERSRKNALRLVLILDIGGSMTPHSDRVSKLFSASRSLYHFKEVHNFFFHNIFHDRLYETHEFSKSITLKHFEERFRKNTKLIFVGDAYMAPYELMSAPYNPYSYHRESQEEKNRKRKSGLDSLKELIEKFPDSVWLNPEPKKFWTAPTIQAIEDVVTMYPLTIDGIRKSVRKLLGKS; this is encoded by the coding sequence ATGTTTTTAAATTTCTTCTATACTTTGAGAAATGAGTCGGTTGCTTGTTCCATCGGAGAGCTTCTGTCATTTCTCATGTCTTTGCAAAAGCTAACTGATCCTGCCGGATATATTTCCATGGAAACTCTTTACAGGGTAGGTCGTTTGAATTTTGCAAAAGATATAAAGTATTACGACGGTTATGATTTGGCATTTTCCAAAACTTTCGGGGGACTTTCCGAAACAAGGATTCCCTTTAGAGAATCACTTCTGGAATGGCTGGAAGAAAAAGCGGACAGAATTTTATCCTCGGAACAAAAAGATAAAGCCCCGAACATGTCCATCGAGCAGGTGTTAGAAGAATTAAAAAAAAGACTGGAAGAACAAAAAGGCCGCCATGACGGGGGAAACAAATGGGTGGGAACTTCCGGAACTTCTCCTTTCGGAAACTCAGGATTCAATCCGAACGGACTAAGTATCGGTGGGGATATGGAAGGAAAGGGTGCTCGCACAGGAATCAATCTTTGGACGGAAAGAAACTACCGGGCCTATAGGGAAGACGAAATTTTGGATACACGTTCCATCCAAATCGCTTTAAAAGAAATCAGAGTCCTGCAAAAAGAAGGCAGAAAAGAAATTAACATAGATAAGACGGTAAAAAGAACCTGTGAAAACGGGGGTGATATCGAAATCATCGAAGAAAGATCAAGAAAAAATGCATTGAGATTGGTTTTGATCCTCGACATAGGAGGAAGTATGACCCCTCATTCCGATCGGGTGAGTAAACTCTTCAGTGCCAGTAGAAGTTTGTACCACTTCAAAGAAGTTCATAACTTTTTCTTTCACAATATCTTTCATGACCGCTTGTATGAAACGCACGAGTTTAGCAAAAGTATCACTCTGAAACATTTTGAAGAAAGGTTTCGCAAAAACACAAAACTCATATTTGTAGGAGATGCTTATATGGCTCCTTACGAACTGATGAGTGCTCCTTATAATCCGTATTCCTATCATAGAGAATCTCAGGAAGAGAAAAACAGAAAAAGAAAAAGCGGTCTTGATTCCTTGAAAGAGTTGATTGAAAAGTTCCCGGATTCCGTTTGGTTGAATCCGGAACCTAAGAAATTTTGGACGGCACCGACTATTCAGGCAATCGAAGATGTAGTGACAATGTATCCTCTCACCATAGATGGCATTCGCAAATCTGTCAGAAAATTATTGGGTAAATCCTAA
- a CDS encoding PrsW family glutamic-type intramembrane protease, whose amino-acid sequence MASFLNFSSLVMFLINFATLVFYYSFYRFHFYRHSESYLHYTAIAFSIFSVGIALALQSLVLSINPYPGHEFKAIVLSGAVEEFAKLLGIYLFFRKNQDEFTVTDGIFYGLVLGGGFGLLENILYFIDSGLWSQVLRSITALPIHMINGGLIGAFLMIFLFSGNRIYRFIRLFIGIGFCIFIHALYNYSLFTDSGITSILPFCILVLFFILEVTIAKSRILLPGSVLKLMNMTVEDYEILSRHNRHEGWIQNVQKHILNENISLFQIPNIRVNLLTAFFLVPSIVSILVLIYHPEWITRTFTDLEIKDYFALFVIYPAVIGIMFFFGGVLNPYFFRDRMLAVPLFGSVDLKWENDEENTSLFYIYLNQFYVPVSKIYPPNTRVIFDLWVGVTCYKNIKGRIIWSKENMEGNCGAMCELDSIEWKYLIHWNLIRSRQNLKNLFVRKSQN is encoded by the coding sequence ATGGCATCATTTTTAAATTTTTCAAGTTTGGTCATGTTTTTGATCAATTTTGCCACTCTCGTATTTTATTACTCATTTTATCGGTTTCATTTCTATCGTCATTCCGAATCTTATTTACATTATACTGCGATTGCATTTTCCATTTTCAGCGTAGGCATCGCTCTAGCATTACAGTCATTAGTATTATCAATCAATCCTTATCCAGGACATGAATTTAAAGCGATTGTACTTTCCGGAGCAGTGGAAGAATTTGCCAAGCTACTCGGGATTTATCTTTTCTTTCGCAAAAACCAGGATGAATTTACCGTAACTGACGGTATTTTTTACGGATTGGTTTTAGGAGGAGGTTTCGGACTGCTCGAAAATATTCTCTACTTCATCGATTCGGGTCTTTGGTCTCAGGTGCTCAGATCCATTACGGCACTTCCCATTCATATGATCAACGGAGGTCTTATCGGTGCCTTTCTTATGATTTTCCTATTCTCCGGTAATAGAATCTATCGTTTCATAAGACTCTTTATCGGAATCGGTTTTTGTATTTTCATACACGCTCTTTATAATTATTCCTTATTTACCGATTCCGGTATCACATCGATTTTACCGTTTTGTATTTTGGTTTTGTTCTTCATATTAGAGGTAACAATTGCTAAATCAAGAATCTTGTTACCCGGCTCGGTTTTGAAACTCATGAATATGACAGTGGAAGACTATGAAATCTTGAGTAGGCATAACAGACATGAGGGTTGGATTCAAAATGTCCAAAAACATATCCTGAATGAAAATATCAGTTTGTTCCAAATCCCGAACATCCGGGTCAATTTACTGACTGCTTTTTTTTTGGTTCCTTCCATTGTTTCCATTCTTGTGTTGATCTATCATCCGGAGTGGATCACCCGTACGTTTACAGATCTTGAAATCAAAGATTATTTCGCATTGTTTGTAATTTATCCGGCGGTCATCGGGATCATGTTTTTTTTCGGAGGGGTATTGAATCCTTATTTTTTCAGAGATAGGATGCTTGCGGTCCCATTGTTCGGATCAGTGGATTTGAAATGGGAAAACGATGAAGAAAACACTTCTCTGTTTTATATCTATTTAAACCAATTTTATGTCCCTGTTTCCAAAATCTACCCACCTAATACAAGAGTGATATTCGATTTATGGGTAGGGGTGACTTGTTATAAAAATATAAAAGGCAGAATCATTTGGTCCAAAGAAAACATGGAAGGCAACTGCGGAGCTATGTGCGAATTGGATTCAATCGAATGGAAGTATTTGATACATTGGAACCTGATTCGTTCCCGCCAAAATCTAAAGAACCTATTTGTGAGGAAGAGTCAAAATTAA
- a CDS encoding LB_137 family protein has protein sequence MTGIPNIHSSRKNNKGIVFSLLFLLSVLPSFADKLKLKSGEIRNGRVLTVTTTQLEWQEEGKVSKYPLQEVIGVEVGYDGIPFCMETKPWGKERCDLFLHKLNSEKISFSYQESPLQLESLPVPLIESLNIRNVPGQEIIRFLEQGTSGFWKSKNFSGFAGLKSFKENRLELISNEKDKKTVIVELENFETFSIPKKNKVKEFLTTNSVKLIPGYKPFTEKKYGKSTLIFGTAALSALGMIYEYNQSVQAINGSQEFIPGSDGRVYVVSNVLSTDRYDFHNQRFQMYSGILVAVLAYSLFDNFYIGQVESKDGNTGSVWLKADAKAGVISQNRGYGGAASKEQIQYTLEVESRF, from the coding sequence TTGACAGGCATTCCGAACATTCATTCTTCCCGAAAAAACAACAAGGGTATAGTATTCTCTCTTCTTTTTCTTTTATCGGTTTTACCTTCTTTCGCTGATAAATTGAAGCTGAAATCAGGTGAGATAAGAAACGGACGTGTGCTCACTGTTACAACTACTCAGTTGGAATGGCAAGAAGAAGGCAAAGTAAGTAAATATCCTCTTCAGGAAGTCATTGGAGTGGAAGTCGGCTATGACGGAATTCCTTTCTGTATGGAAACAAAGCCATGGGGAAAGGAAAGATGCGACCTATTTCTTCATAAATTAAATTCCGAAAAAATTTCCTTCTCCTACCAGGAAAGCCCTCTTCAATTGGAATCACTTCCGGTTCCTTTGATTGAATCATTGAATATCAGAAATGTTCCGGGCCAAGAGATCATCAGGTTTTTGGAACAGGGTACATCCGGATTCTGGAAATCCAAAAACTTCAGCGGGTTTGCCGGCTTGAAATCCTTTAAAGAAAATCGATTGGAATTGATATCAAACGAGAAAGACAAAAAGACAGTGATTGTCGAATTGGAAAATTTTGAAACTTTTTCCATTCCTAAAAAAAACAAGGTGAAGGAATTTTTAACCACCAATTCGGTGAAGCTGATTCCGGGGTACAAACCTTTTACGGAAAAAAAATACGGCAAATCCACTTTGATTTTCGGAACGGCAGCACTATCCGCCTTGGGAATGATTTATGAATACAATCAATCTGTCCAGGCTATCAATGGAAGCCAGGAATTTATTCCCGGTTCCGACGGTAGAGTGTATGTCGTGAGTAATGTCCTCTCAACTGATAGATATGATTTTCACAATCAAAGATTTCAAATGTACAGCGGGATACTAGTGGCTGTTCTCGCTTATTCTTTATTTGATAATTTTTATATCGGACAAGTGGAATCCAAAGACGGAAATACCGGTTCCGTATGGTTGAAGGCTGACGCAAAAGCAGGAGTCATTTCACAAAACAGGGGTTATGGAGGAGCCGCCTCTAAAGAACAAATCCAATACACTCTCGAAGTAGAATCCAGATTTTAA
- a CDS encoding PP2C family protein-serine/threonine phosphatase, protein MTKSKIKTTNSLRFKIGLFYSLLALLNIIFFTVMIFENQSDLLLKNFQFQSENLANTILADLQNIGITEERDEVFEVFRKTLKLYDIEKFLIFQQDGRVWLQEPFSNESTSQVSEFLLRKSKEVSADKDGSLFKSRYNLDLNEKDFTVDFLLPIHSKTGEEIFLFTHFNIASIQERLKQLYIQVAYAVVWGVVFHLIFAILVYRAIFRRVDILDSASKKMAMGELKTRIEWNFKNEDELDNLGRSFNGMAEEIETKVNTITKLNDEIGQELQIGKEVQELFLPSNKKYKKFKIGKLYRPMREVSGDIYQYFHFEEEKDSSESYCFFLADASGHGVSAALVTVVMAMSLQSIVKENHSPIHAINSLGEVIANRLQASFFATGVFVVFNEPGKVKFVNAGHNAPFIIRPSTKEVRYIDSSGPPLGMGDDIQYSLDEFSVEPGDKIILYTDGVVETPVKEGGLFGLERFVEIVLNHIDDSNSEIVEKAMEELELAHEEYKDDVTMIIIEVPE, encoded by the coding sequence GTGACGAAAAGTAAAATCAAAACTACGAATTCTCTCCGATTTAAAATCGGTCTATTCTATTCACTTTTAGCCCTTCTCAATATCATTTTTTTCACAGTGATGATATTCGAAAACCAATCTGATTTGCTTTTGAAAAATTTCCAATTTCAGTCTGAAAATTTGGCAAATACGATACTCGCCGATCTGCAAAATATCGGAATTACAGAAGAAAGAGACGAAGTATTTGAAGTTTTTCGTAAAACTTTAAAGTTATACGATATAGAAAAATTCCTTATTTTCCAGCAAGACGGTAGGGTATGGCTGCAGGAACCTTTTTCAAACGAATCAACTTCACAGGTGTCGGAATTCTTACTTCGGAAATCTAAAGAAGTGTCGGCAGACAAAGACGGAAGTTTGTTTAAATCACGATACAATTTGGATTTAAATGAGAAGGATTTCACCGTTGACTTTTTACTTCCCATCCATTCCAAAACCGGGGAAGAGATTTTCCTATTCACACATTTCAATATTGCTTCCATCCAGGAAAGATTGAAACAGCTCTACATCCAAGTGGCCTACGCGGTTGTCTGGGGTGTGGTATTCCATTTGATCTTTGCCATATTGGTCTATCGTGCGATTTTCAGAAGGGTGGATATCCTGGATTCCGCTTCTAAAAAAATGGCGATGGGAGAGTTGAAAACCAGGATAGAATGGAATTTTAAAAACGAAGACGAGTTGGACAATTTGGGCCGTTCCTTCAACGGAATGGCGGAAGAAATCGAAACCAAGGTCAATACGATTACCAAACTGAACGATGAAATCGGCCAGGAGCTTCAGATCGGAAAAGAAGTTCAGGAACTGTTTTTACCGTCTAACAAAAAATACAAAAAGTTCAAAATCGGAAAACTTTACAGACCGATGCGCGAAGTATCGGGAGATATTTATCAATACTTTCATTTTGAAGAAGAAAAAGATAGTAGCGAATCCTATTGTTTTTTTCTAGCTGATGCTTCCGGACACGGGGTTTCCGCTGCATTAGTAACAGTTGTTATGGCGATGTCGCTTCAATCCATTGTTAAGGAAAATCATTCTCCCATACATGCGATCAATAGTCTGGGCGAGGTCATCGCAAACAGACTGCAGGCGTCTTTCTTTGCGACGGGAGTATTTGTGGTTTTTAACGAACCGGGCAAAGTGAAATTTGTAAATGCCGGTCACAATGCTCCTTTTATCATCAGACCATCAACCAAAGAAGTCAGGTACATCGACAGTTCCGGACCTCCGTTGGGAATGGGAGACGATATCCAATACTCTTTGGATGAGTTTTCGGTCGAGCCCGGAGACAAAATCATACTTTATACCGACGGTGTGGTCGAAACTCCGGTCAAAGAAGGCGGACTTTTCGGTTTGGAAAGATTCGTTGAAATCGTCTTAAATCATATAGACGATTCCAATTCGGAGATTGTGGAAAAAGCGATGGAAGAATTGGAGCTGGCTCACGAAGAATACAAAGACGACGTGACTATGATTATCATTGAAGTACCGGAATGA
- a CDS encoding tetratricopeptide repeat protein, translating into MRKFLFFLIFILLFGFFGLASQSIVGVKLQELRFGILRDQLMNYELSSQTLRERLKQMFLSKDDYLQEVKVNILESGIMNSETKGLELEMSWRDKFGLAVINAVRALNFKPFLELEEQQKTIIRLQFAFYMERTRKFSISSKKYEELEEILEGSLADELAFTLLHNGYCLVMMGERERAYVKLKKAIDIFPGTHYAENAELLISFLQEGDKRKLDLKTSNKKPEELAYSLFQAGDYEETLKTLESLPKLTNDQSYIKARSMEELGKTSNAVKEYIQLVKQKDNKEVAIRANRRLLLIGNFYQENKSLVEFSKGEAEKLGDDKAAKQIEEGKSLVLKPIIIEKILKAETGKTGTEEAKELAEIKENLKDSLEESKVETKKLLTVVEEEKIPILKEELPIEEKKEEKQPVEVVKVEKRKIPNVAVVRPEEKGKLQVRLTDGRVIACDSLRTNGKIASLKLGDFSLELPIELISSVLTTVPKGDKGLLVEEKGGKSTIFDKLERNKEGEWFSSKKLETKIQDSELKEVKVN; encoded by the coding sequence ATGAGAAAATTTCTTTTTTTCCTAATCTTTATCCTATTATTCGGATTTTTCGGACTCGCATCACAATCGATAGTTGGTGTGAAGCTCCAGGAACTTAGATTCGGAATTCTCAGAGACCAGTTGATGAATTATGAGTTATCTTCCCAAACTTTGCGGGAGAGGCTCAAACAAATGTTCCTTTCCAAAGATGATTATCTCCAGGAAGTAAAAGTGAATATCCTCGAATCCGGGATTATGAACTCGGAAACAAAGGGTTTGGAATTGGAGATGAGCTGGAGGGATAAGTTCGGCCTTGCTGTGATCAATGCGGTTCGAGCTTTGAATTTTAAACCCTTTTTGGAACTGGAAGAACAACAGAAAACGATCATCAGGTTGCAATTTGCCTTTTATATGGAAAGAACCCGCAAGTTTTCCATATCCAGCAAAAAGTATGAAGAGCTGGAGGAGATTCTGGAAGGATCTCTTGCTGACGAGCTGGCATTTACATTACTTCACAACGGATATTGTTTGGTAATGATGGGAGAAAGGGAAAGAGCCTACGTTAAACTAAAGAAAGCAATCGACATCTTTCCCGGAACCCATTATGCCGAAAATGCGGAACTACTTATCAGTTTTTTACAGGAAGGTGATAAGAGAAAATTGGATTTGAAAACTTCCAATAAAAAACCGGAAGAACTGGCTTATTCCCTTTTTCAAGCGGGAGATTATGAAGAAACCTTGAAAACCCTCGAGTCTCTTCCTAAACTCACCAATGACCAATCCTATATCAAAGCCCGTTCCATGGAAGAATTGGGCAAAACTTCCAATGCGGTGAAGGAATACATCCAACTTGTTAAACAAAAAGACAATAAGGAAGTTGCAATTCGCGCCAACAGACGACTCCTTCTCATCGGAAATTTTTACCAGGAAAACAAATCCCTGGTTGAATTCAGTAAGGGCGAAGCGGAAAAGTTAGGCGATGATAAGGCTGCGAAACAAATTGAAGAGGGTAAATCCTTAGTCTTAAAACCTATCATTATAGAAAAAATCCTAAAAGCGGAAACCGGAAAAACAGGCACGGAAGAGGCCAAAGAGCTGGCGGAAATCAAGGAAAACCTAAAAGACTCGTTGGAAGAATCCAAAGTTGAAACAAAAAAACTACTCACCGTAGTAGAGGAAGAAAAAATCCCTATTCTGAAAGAAGAACTTCCCATAGAAGAAAAAAAAGAAGAGAAACAACCTGTCGAAGTAGTCAAGGTTGAAAAAAGAAAAATCCCGAATGTCGCCGTTGTAAGACCAGAAGAAAAAGGAAAACTGCAAGTTCGCCTAACGGATGGTAGAGTGATTGCTTGCGATTCTCTTCGCACGAACGGCAAAATCGCCAGTTTGAAATTAGGGGATTTCAGCTTGGAACTTCCGATTGAATTGATCAGCTCGGTTTTGACAACTGTTCCGAAGGGAGACAAAGGCCTTCTAGTGGAAGAAAAAGGAGGGAAATCTACGATATTTGACAAACTGGAGAGGAATAAAGAGGGGGAGTGGTTTAGCTCAAAGAAACTGGAAACCAAAATCCAAGACTCGGAGCTAAAGGAAGTGAAAGTAAACTAA
- a CDS encoding STAS domain-containing protein produces the protein MNFTTKQVKNHTVVTLEGSLDIYSAPALKKELHKIIDDGAESVAIDMVNIKLLDSSGIALLANLQKKLKSEEGTFFLLNVSQDVMVILKLSSLDKFFTILNGEGDLP, from the coding sequence ATGAATTTCACAACAAAACAAGTTAAAAATCATACAGTCGTTACTTTAGAAGGTTCCCTCGATATTTATTCAGCCCCAGCGCTTAAAAAAGAGCTTCATAAAATCATAGATGATGGCGCAGAGTCAGTTGCCATTGATATGGTGAATATCAAATTGTTGGATTCTTCCGGTATTGCGCTTCTTGCAAATCTACAAAAAAAGCTTAAATCAGAAGAAGGAACTTTTTTCCTACTCAATGTCAGCCAAGACGTTATGGTGATTTTGAAATTGTCCAGTTTGGATAAGTTTTTTACTATTTTGAATGGAGAAGGCGACCTTCCTTAA
- a CDS encoding GGDEF/EAL domain-containing response regulator, with amino-acid sequence MGSPLSLLVVESDTQEVYRLIREIKTHGFSPLYQVVSSWKDWEERVVEEDWDAIVCSMDWQDGKTAQDLLADLRQKNLDIPFIVVAKDSVLNNALQVMRAGAADIIEHSSLFRLPLVLERERRELVYRREKEITTNYLGESLREIQFQKFALDQATIVSITDASGIITYVNEKFSSVSGYHKEELIGQSHRILKSDDKTLEEWKEMWEVIQKGKVWRGEIRNIKKDGNFFWVDTTIVPFSAPDGSIFQYIAIHHDITNRKLAEDQLTHDAFYDSLTGLPNRALFLARIEQRISEYNLNSKGFPIVVSVNIDNFKRINNSLGNESGDDILRIYAKRIVSVSGGNATVTRLGADTFAVLVVDFLSLNEANDFANKLLDYLKEIIPYNGYEIYLTASSGIAAFGMAGKEAEEILKNAEIAMFHSKESKIGTVSNFSQTMQEKIHYQLEIQNDLKKAIERNEFVVYYQPIYDLKEKEIGHWEALVRWKHPKKGLVPPVDFIPMAEDSGLIVPLTKYVLDDSCLFVNEVSFVTEKVSVAINLSAEVFQHQNIFHWIVDVHNKTGIPFTSLQVEITESLAMKNMNETIPILSNLRDLGVKIALDDFGTGFSSLSYLEKLPLSTVKMDKSFLNNVVPGSKEALLLISIIHMAHDLGLKVIAEGVEDKIQFDLLADYKCDMIQGYLIAKPMALQEAKEFVKDFKPI; translated from the coding sequence ATGGGAAGCCCACTCAGTCTGCTCGTTGTCGAGTCAGACACTCAAGAAGTATACCGGCTGATTCGAGAGATCAAAACACACGGCTTTTCCCCACTTTACCAGGTAGTCTCATCTTGGAAGGATTGGGAGGAGAGGGTGGTCGAAGAAGACTGGGATGCCATAGTCTGTAGCATGGATTGGCAGGACGGAAAAACGGCTCAGGATCTGCTAGCCGACCTTAGACAAAAAAACCTGGATATTCCTTTCATTGTAGTCGCGAAAGACAGTGTGTTGAACAACGCACTTCAGGTTATGCGAGCGGGAGCCGCCGATATCATAGAACATTCCAGTTTGTTTCGACTCCCTCTGGTCTTGGAAAGAGAAAGAAGAGAGCTTGTTTACAGACGGGAAAAAGAAATCACAACGAACTATCTAGGCGAGTCTTTACGGGAAATTCAATTCCAAAAATTCGCACTGGATCAAGCGACGATCGTTTCTATAACAGATGCAAGCGGAATCATCACTTATGTGAATGAAAAATTTTCCTCAGTATCGGGTTATCATAAAGAGGAACTGATCGGCCAGTCCCATCGGATTCTAAAGTCGGATGATAAAACTTTGGAAGAATGGAAAGAGATGTGGGAGGTGATTCAAAAAGGCAAAGTATGGAGAGGGGAAATCAGAAATATCAAAAAGGACGGTAACTTCTTTTGGGTAGATACTACAATTGTGCCTTTTTCCGCCCCGGACGGATCCATCTTTCAATACATTGCCATTCATCATGATATCACGAACCGTAAACTCGCGGAAGACCAACTAACGCACGATGCATTCTATGATAGCCTGACTGGTTTGCCCAACAGAGCTCTCTTTTTGGCCAGAATCGAACAAAGAATTTCCGAATACAATTTAAACTCGAAAGGATTTCCTATAGTTGTTTCCGTAAATATAGATAATTTCAAACGGATCAACAACTCCTTGGGAAACGAATCCGGCGATGATATTCTTCGTATCTATGCGAAAAGAATAGTATCCGTCTCCGGGGGTAATGCAACAGTCACAAGGCTCGGCGCGGATACGTTTGCCGTACTTGTTGTGGATTTTCTATCATTGAATGAAGCAAATGATTTTGCAAATAAGCTCTTGGACTATCTGAAGGAAATCATTCCTTATAACGGGTATGAGATTTATCTGACGGCTTCTTCCGGGATTGCCGCATTCGGTATGGCTGGAAAAGAAGCGGAAGAAATTTTGAAGAATGCGGAAATTGCAATGTTTCATTCCAAAGAAAGTAAAATCGGAACCGTTTCCAACTTTTCCCAAACTATGCAGGAAAAAATCCATTACCAATTGGAGATACAAAACGATTTAAAAAAAGCGATCGAAAGAAATGAATTTGTAGTTTATTACCAACCGATTTACGATTTGAAAGAAAAAGAAATTGGGCATTGGGAAGCATTGGTTCGTTGGAAACATCCCAAAAAAGGGCTGGTTCCTCCCGTTGATTTCATTCCGATGGCGGAAGATTCGGGCCTCATCGTCCCTCTCACCAAATACGTATTAGACGACTCATGTTTATTCGTAAATGAAGTTTCATTTGTGACGGAAAAAGTTTCGGTCGCGATCAATCTATCGGCGGAAGTTTTCCAGCATCAGAATATATTCCATTGGATCGTGGATGTTCATAATAAAACGGGAATTCCATTCACTTCTTTGCAAGTGGAAATAACCGAAAGTCTTGCAATGAAAAATATGAACGAAACCATACCCATCCTTTCTAATCTGAGGGATTTGGGAGTGAAAATCGCTTTGGATGATTTTGGAACCGGATTTTCTTCCCTTTCTTATTTGGAAAAACTTCCACTTTCCACAGTAAAAATGGATAAATCGTTTTTGAATAATGTCGTCCCGGGCTCCAAGGAGGCATTACTGTTGATTTCCATCATTCATATGGCGCATGATTTGGGATTGAAAGTAATTGCGGAAGGAGTGGAAGACAAAATCCAATTTGATTTACTTGCGGATTATAAATGCGATATGATACAAGGGTATTTGATTGCAAAGCCGATGGCATTGCAAGAAGCCAAAGAATTCGTGAAAGACTTTAAACCCATATAG
- a CDS encoding M48 family metallopeptidase encodes MNYKNLFYSATVIFALSCQTSPTGRKQLLLVKDPDMNTMGVQAFEEMKKKTPIDTGEAVNRYVNCIVNAELQVTEDDTGVESWEVVVFRDSTPNAFALPGGKIGVHTGILPVAKTADQLAAVLGHEIGHVIARHGNERVSQNQIAGGAQSIVKALGKDQAAGVLGAGMQYGVLLPFSRTHESEADIIGLDIMSKSGFDPKESVTLWKNMSALGGSKTNEFLSTHPSDETRIKQLNEKMSESLQKYQIAKSSGKQPNCKL; translated from the coding sequence ATGAACTATAAAAACCTATTTTATTCCGCTACGGTTATTTTCGCACTAAGTTGCCAAACTTCGCCGACAGGCAGAAAACAACTGTTACTCGTTAAGGACCCCGATATGAACACGATGGGAGTTCAAGCATTTGAAGAAATGAAAAAGAAAACTCCCATCGATACGGGAGAGGCCGTCAATCGTTACGTGAATTGCATCGTTAATGCGGAATTGCAGGTGACTGAAGACGACACCGGTGTGGAATCCTGGGAAGTGGTTGTTTTTCGGGACAGCACTCCGAATGCATTCGCGTTACCTGGTGGAAAAATAGGTGTGCACACTGGTATTTTGCCAGTGGCAAAAACGGCCGACCAGTTAGCAGCTGTTTTAGGACATGAAATCGGTCACGTGATCGCAAGGCACGGGAATGAAAGAGTTTCTCAAAACCAAATCGCCGGCGGGGCGCAATCCATTGTGAAAGCATTGGGAAAAGACCAGGCGGCGGGAGTACTTGGAGCGGGGATGCAGTATGGTGTTCTGTTACCGTTTTCAAGAACGCATGAATCCGAAGCTGATATCATTGGACTCGATATCATGTCAAAATCGGGTTTTGATCCGAAAGAAAGCGTTACCTTATGGAAGAATATGAGCGCACTGGGAGGAAGTAAAACAAACGAATTTCTTTCCACTCATCCTTCCGATGAAACGAGAATCAAACAGCTGAATGAAAAAATGTCCGAGTCTTTGCAGAAATACCAGATAGCAAAGTCGAGTGGAAAACAACCGAATTGTAAATTGTAA